From one Musa acuminata AAA Group cultivar baxijiao chromosome BXJ2-6, Cavendish_Baxijiao_AAA, whole genome shotgun sequence genomic stretch:
- the LOC135615105 gene encoding ribonucleoside-diphosphate reductase large subunit, translating to MYVVKRDGRPEAVHFDKITARLKKLSYGLTQEHCDPVLVAQKVCAGVYKGVTTSQLDELAAETAAAMTANHPDYASLAARIVVSNLHKNTKKSFSETIKLMYHHFNERSGQEAPLIADDVYEIIMKNAARLDSEIIYDRDFDYDYFGFKTLERSYLLKVSGMVVERPQHMLMRVAVGIHKDDIKSVIRTYHLMSQRWFTHASPTLFNAGTPRPQLSSCFLICMKEDSIEGIYDTLKECAIISKSAGGIGVSVHNIRATGSYIRGTNGTSNGIVPMLRVFNDTARYVDQGGGKRKGAFAVYLEPWHADMYEFLELRKNHGKEEHRARDLFYALWIPDLFMERVQSNGQWSLFCPNEAPGLADCWGDEFEKLYLKYEDEGKAKKVVAAQNLWFEILKSQIETGTPYMLFKDTCNRKSNQQNLGTIKSSNLCTEIIEYTSPTETAVCNLASIALPRFVREKGVPLESHPSRLVGSSGSKNRYFDFDKLGEVTAIITENLNKIIDVNYYPVETARRSNLRHRPIGIGVQGLADTFILLGMPFDSPEAQQLNKDIFETIYYHALKSSSEIAISSGPYETYQGSPVSKGILQPDMWNVTLSDRWDWAALREMISKNGVRNSLLIAPMPTASTSQILGNNECFEPYTSNIYSRRVLSGEFVVVNKHLLHDLTEMGLWSPALKNKIIYEDGSVLKIPEIPDNLKAIYKTVWEIKQRTLVDMAVDRGCYIDQSQSLNIHMDQPNFGKLTSLHFYAWSKGLKTGMYYLRSRAAADAIKFTVDTSLLQKTTKPVEDDDVEAKMAQVVCSLENREECMACGS from the exons ATGTACGTAGTGAAGCGGGACGGACGGCCCGAGGCCGTCCACTTCGACAAGATCACGGCGCGGCTTAAGAAGCTGAGTTACGGGCTCACCCAGGAGCACTGCGACCCGGTGCTCGTCGCCCAGAAGGTGTGTGCCGGCGTCTATAAGGGCGTCACCACCAGCCAGCTCGATGAGCTCGCCGCCGAGACCGCCGCCGCCATGACCGCCAATCACCCCGACTATGCCTCG CTCGCTGCGAGGATCGTGGTCTCTAATTTGCATAAGAACACAAAGAAGTCATTCTCCGAAAC GATAAAGCTAATGTATCATCATTTCAACGAGAGATCTGGACAGGAGGCTCCGTTGATTGCTGATGATGTTTATGAGATAATCATGAAG AATGCTGCTCGCTTGGACAGTGAGATAATTTATGATCGAGATTTTGACTATGACTACTTTGGATTTAAAACTCTGGAGAGGTCATATCTCTTGAAAGTATCTGGCATGGTAGTTGAGAGGCCACAACACATGCTGATGAGAGTAGCTGTTGGAATCCACAAAGATGACATCAAGTCTGTTATCAGAACTTACCATCTGATGTCTCAACGGTGGTTCACTCATGCTTCTCCCACCTTGTTTAATGCAGGCACCCCTAGGCCGCAG TTAAGTAGCTGTTTCTTGATATGCATGAAAGAAGATAGCATTGAGGGGATATATGATACTCTTAAGGAGTGTGCTATAATAAGCAAGTCAGCTGGAGGAATTGGTGTTTCAGTTCACAACATCCGAGCAACAGGCAGTTATATCCGTGGGACAAATGGAACATCTAATGGTATTGTTCCAATGCTAAGGGTGTTCAATGATACTGCTCGTTATGTTGATCAAGGAGGAGGCAAGAGAAAGG GTGCATTTGCCGTATATTTGGAACCTTGGCATGCTGATATGTATGAGTTCCTTGAACTTAGAAAGAACCATGGAAAG GAAGAGCATAGAGCTAGGGACCTGTTTTATGCCCTTTGGATTCCTGATCTGTTTATGGAAAGAGTTCAGAGTAATGGACAATGGTCATTGTTTTGCCCTAATGAAGCTCCGGGACTTGCTGATTGTTGGGGTGATGAATTTGAGAAACTCTACCTAAAATATGAGGATGAG GGCAAGGCCAAGAAGGTTGTTGCAGCACAGAACCTTTGGTTTGAGATCCTTAAATCTCAGATTGAGACTGGAACACCGTATATGCTCTTCAAG gatacttgcaatagaaaaagTAATCAACAGAATCTTGGTACCATTAAATCTTCAAACCTATGCACTGAGATTATTGAATACACAAGTCCTACTGAAACAGCCGTGTGCAACCTGGCATCCATTGCTCTACCACGGTTTGTCAGGGAGAAG GGTGTCCCACTAGAGTCACATCCATCCAGGTTGGTTGGTAGTAGTGGATCAAAGAACAGATACTTTGATTTTGACAAGCTTGGTGAG GTTACTGCAATAATAACCGAGAATCTCAACAAAATAATTGATGTGAACTACTATCCAGTTGAAACTGCAAGGAGATCAAACCTACGACATAGGCCAATAGGAATTGGTGTTCAGGGTTTGGCTGACACTTTCATTTTACTTGGCATGCCTTTTGATTCACCTGAG GCTCAGCAGCTGAACAAGGATATATTTGAGACCATATATTACCATGCTCTCAAGTCTTCTTCTGAAATTGCTATTAGCAGTGGTCCTTATGAGACTTATCAAGGAAGTCCAGTAAGCAAG GGAATTCTCCAACCTGACATGTGGAATGTTACTCTTTCTGATCGATGGGATTGGGCTGCATTAAGGGAAATGATATCAAAGAATGGTGTCAGAAACTCTCTTCTTATTGCTCCTATGCCCACTGCTTCAACTAGTCAAATTCTTGGCAACAATGAGTGTTTTGAGCCATACACATCCAACATCTACAGTCGCAGAGTTTTAAG TGGGGAATTCGTTGTGGTGAATAAACATCTCCTGCATGACTTGACTGAGATGGGTCTATGGTCACCTGCTCTCAAGAACAAGATAATTTATGAGGATGGTTCTGTTCTCAAGATTCCTGAAATTCCAGATAACTTAAAAGCAATTTACAA AACTGTTTGGGAGATTAAACAAAGGACTCTAGTTGACATGGCTGTTGATCGTGGGTGTTACATAGATCAGAGTCAGAGCCTTAATATCCACATGGACCAGCCAAATTTTGGGAAGCTAACATCGCTGCACTTCTATGCTTGGTCCAAG GGTTTGAAAACTGGAATGTATTATTTGCGTTCTCGTGCTGCTGCAGATGCAATCAAGTTTACTGTGGACACTTCTTTGCTCCAA AAAACAACTAAGCCGGTGGAGGATGATGATGTCGAAGCCAAAATGGCACAGGTTGTTTGTTCCTTGGAAAACCGTGAAGAGTGCATGGCATGTGGAAGTTAA
- the LOC103988521 gene encoding PI-PLC X domain-containing protein At5g67130 isoform X1: protein MALPPSSFFVLLFLSVGSSLLSSAAKLGEGCSANQDCDAGLRCDGCDGDLGVCVRIRPYEPRSKGKDLPFNKYSWLTTHNSFADAGAHSATGATLITFTNQHDNITSQLNNGVRGLMLDMYDFRNDVWLCHSTGGQCYNFTAFQPAINVLKEIETFLAANPSEVITIFIEDYVKSPSGLSKVFNASGLMKYWFPVDQMPKNGSDWPLLSKMIDQNHRLLVFTSVASKEASEGIAYEWNYVVENQYGDEGMTPGSCPSRAESSPMSTTLKSLVLMNYFRTNPSASSACHNNSAPLLGMLKTCHGLSANRWANFIAVDFYMKGDAPEAADVANGHMVCGCDNIAYCKANATFGTCALPRRSSPPKSSPTASTSAETSNASSAGRFSMLLKVVPITIIVLLELILF from the exons ATGGCCCTTCCCCCTTCCTCCTTCttcgtcctcctcttcctctccgtcGGCTCGTCTCTTCTTTCATCTGCCGCCAAG CTGGGGGAGGGGTGCTCGGCCAACCAGGACTGCGACGCCGGACTACGCTGCGACGGCTGCGATGGCGACCTTGGAGTTTGCGTGAGAATCCGGCCGTACGAACCGAGATCCAAG GGGAAGGATCTGCCATTCAACAAGTACTCGTGGCTGACGACGCACAACTCCTTCGCCGATGCGGGGGCGCATTCCGCCACCGGCGCTACCCTTATCACCTTCACCAACCAGCATGACAACATCACTTCCCAGCTTAAT AATGGTGTTAGGGGTTTGATGCTGGATATGTATGACTTCAGAAATGACGTCTGGCTTTGCCACTCTACTGGTGGCCAATGTTATAACTTCACCGCATTT CAACCTGCCATCAATGTTCTCAAAGAAATTGAGACTTTCCTAGCAGCCAACCCTTCAGAGGTCATAACCATATTCATTGAAGATTATGTCAAATCCCCCAGTGGTCTCAGCAAGGTGTTCAATGCTTCAGGTCTCATGAAGTATTGGTTTCCGGTGGACCAGATGCCTAAGAATGGCAGTGACTGGCCTTTGCTAAGTAAAATGATCGACCAGAATCATCGTCTTCTGGTCTTCACATCTGTAGCTTCTAAGGAGGCTTCTGAGGGCATCGCCTATGAGTGGAACTATGTAGTTGAAAATCAAT ATGGAGATGAAGGAATGACTCCAGGTTCATGCCCCAGTCGAGCTGAGTCATCTCCCATGAGCACCACATTGAAATCTCTTGTACTGATGAACTATTTCCGAACAAATCCTAGTGCGTCTTCTGCATGCCATAATAATTCGGCTCCTCTTCTTGGCATGCTTAAAACTTGTCATGGTTTGTCAGCCAACCGGTGGGCCAACTTCATAGCTGTTGATTTCTACATG AAAGGTGATGCGCCTGAGGCTGCAGATGTAGCAAATGGACACATGGTTTGTGGCTGTGATAATATTGCCTATTGCAAG GCTAATGCCACCTTTGGCACTTGTGCTCTGCCACGAAGGTCGTCACCTCCAAAGTCGTCACCAACAGCATCCACTTCAGCTGAGACATCCAATGCCTCTTCCGCTGGAAGATTCTCTATGTTGCTTAAGGTGGTTCCAATCACTATAATCGTGCTGCTGGAGCTCATTTTATTTTGA
- the LOC103988521 gene encoding PI-PLC X domain-containing protein At5g67130 isoform X2, protein MALPPSSFFVLLFLSVGSSLLSSAAKLGEGCSANQDCDAGLRCDGCDGDLGVCVRIRPYEPRSKGKDLPFNKYSWLTTHNSFADAGAHSATGATLITFTNQHDNITSQLNQPAINVLKEIETFLAANPSEVITIFIEDYVKSPSGLSKVFNASGLMKYWFPVDQMPKNGSDWPLLSKMIDQNHRLLVFTSVASKEASEGIAYEWNYVVENQYGDEGMTPGSCPSRAESSPMSTTLKSLVLMNYFRTNPSASSACHNNSAPLLGMLKTCHGLSANRWANFIAVDFYMKGDAPEAADVANGHMVCGCDNIAYCKANATFGTCALPRRSSPPKSSPTASTSAETSNASSAGRFSMLLKVVPITIIVLLELILF, encoded by the exons ATGGCCCTTCCCCCTTCCTCCTTCttcgtcctcctcttcctctccgtcGGCTCGTCTCTTCTTTCATCTGCCGCCAAG CTGGGGGAGGGGTGCTCGGCCAACCAGGACTGCGACGCCGGACTACGCTGCGACGGCTGCGATGGCGACCTTGGAGTTTGCGTGAGAATCCGGCCGTACGAACCGAGATCCAAG GGGAAGGATCTGCCATTCAACAAGTACTCGTGGCTGACGACGCACAACTCCTTCGCCGATGCGGGGGCGCATTCCGCCACCGGCGCTACCCTTATCACCTTCACCAACCAGCATGACAACATCACTTCCCAGCTTAAT CAACCTGCCATCAATGTTCTCAAAGAAATTGAGACTTTCCTAGCAGCCAACCCTTCAGAGGTCATAACCATATTCATTGAAGATTATGTCAAATCCCCCAGTGGTCTCAGCAAGGTGTTCAATGCTTCAGGTCTCATGAAGTATTGGTTTCCGGTGGACCAGATGCCTAAGAATGGCAGTGACTGGCCTTTGCTAAGTAAAATGATCGACCAGAATCATCGTCTTCTGGTCTTCACATCTGTAGCTTCTAAGGAGGCTTCTGAGGGCATCGCCTATGAGTGGAACTATGTAGTTGAAAATCAAT ATGGAGATGAAGGAATGACTCCAGGTTCATGCCCCAGTCGAGCTGAGTCATCTCCCATGAGCACCACATTGAAATCTCTTGTACTGATGAACTATTTCCGAACAAATCCTAGTGCGTCTTCTGCATGCCATAATAATTCGGCTCCTCTTCTTGGCATGCTTAAAACTTGTCATGGTTTGTCAGCCAACCGGTGGGCCAACTTCATAGCTGTTGATTTCTACATG AAAGGTGATGCGCCTGAGGCTGCAGATGTAGCAAATGGACACATGGTTTGTGGCTGTGATAATATTGCCTATTGCAAG GCTAATGCCACCTTTGGCACTTGTGCTCTGCCACGAAGGTCGTCACCTCCAAAGTCGTCACCAACAGCATCCACTTCAGCTGAGACATCCAATGCCTCTTCCGCTGGAAGATTCTCTATGTTGCTTAAGGTGGTTCCAATCACTATAATCGTGCTGCTGGAGCTCATTTTATTTTGA